The Engraulis encrasicolus isolate BLACKSEA-1 chromosome 22, IST_EnEncr_1.0, whole genome shotgun sequence sequence AATCAAAATGGCAGAAAAATGAGAATCAAAAAATGTTGTACAACATCGCTTACCTTTGCATAAGGGGCAAGAAAATCCAGGGAGGTGATTTGCAGTCTGAACAGGTGTGTTTTGGTGAACTTCCCAAAACATGTGCCAACTGATACCAGCTTGTCTCGTGAGATATTTGTGGCCAATTTCAGGATTTTTTCACTACAAAACACAAAAGACCACATAGTGATAACGGCACACATGCTAACCACATTCAACAGAACAAGCATCACCTAAGGTAAAATTATCTTACCTGATGTAATACACTCTGTCATTATGAAGTCTGAAACAGTATGTCCCGTCAGGTCGATCTATCAACAGTTTGATATTCTCTCCAATGCTGTGAAATGTTAAGATTTAAAAAGTCAGAATGCAGTGAAATTCAGAAAGCATAGGATGCAGCGTGGGTAAACAGACAGAAACGCACAGCTATTTTGCAGACAAGACACGGGTATATTCTTACTATTTTGAGAGCTTCTCAAACATCGTCTTGGTTTCTTCGTCAGTTAAAGGCCTCATGTTTGTTACAAAACACAATTTGTAACGTTAAAAATAACTTATTTCAGAGAGAAGACCAGCCACGTGAAGCAAATGCTCTCTCGTCCGACAGGAAGTCGC is a genomic window containing:
- the nip7 gene encoding 60S ribosome subunit biogenesis protein NIP7 homolog, whose protein sequence is MRPLTDEETKTMFEKLSKYIGENIKLLIDRPDGTYCFRLHNDRVYYISEKILKLATNISRDKLVSVGTCFGKFTKTHLFRLQITSLDFLAPYAKFKVWVKPGGEQSFLYGNHIMKSGLGRITENTSQYQGVVVYSMADVPLGFGVAAKTTQECRRVDPMSIVVFHQADIGEYIRNEDMLT